CTCCCAGTTGAAGCAGTAAAGCATGTTGGCCAGGATGAATTCTACGTTGGCCACACCCATGTCCATTCCTGGGCAGATGCGCCGTCCCGAGCCAAAGGGCAAAAGCTCGAAATGTGCTCCATTGAAGTCTATATCCATGACCTCAAAACGTTCAGGGTAAAACTCCTCCGGGTCCTTCCAAACATTGGGATCCCTAGCAATAGCCCATGCATTTACAATAACCCTTGTCTTGGCTGGGATGTCGTATCCTGCAATCTGAATCTTCCGTAAGGTCTCCCTTGGTACCAGCAAAGCCGCCGGGATACGCAGCCGTAGGGTCTCCTTGACAACCATTCTTAAGTAGCATAGGTTGGACATGTCTTCGTTTTGCACCCTCTCTTTCTTCCCTACTGCAGTTCTGATTTCTTCTTGTACCTTCTTGAGCACCCTTGGGTGCCGAAATAGCTCTGCCATTGCCCAGTTTATTGTTATTGCACTAGTATCATTGCCAGCGACCAAAGTGTCCTGCAACATATGTATTCACGTGAGAAAAATATATTTGAGTACTAGTTGCACAAGAAGATGAACCAAATATTAATTCTTTTCTTTCCGAAAAGGAGTTGCATGATGCATCTTCCACAACGAATGCGATAATTATTATTACCATGAGGATAGCCTTTACATGATCCTTAGTGATCTTATTGTGCTTTTTCCATAAGTCGATAAGTTCTTCCAGAAGTGCTGATCCGCAATTGTCATCAAGTTTTTTTCTAGTGGGGTCTTCATTCACGTAATGCTCGATGACTTGTTCGAAGAATCCATCGAGCTTCTTAAAGATCCTGTGTCGGCGGGCCTTGGTGCCTGTAACATGGTCAAAGAGGCTGCCAGTGGCGTTGGCAAAGAAGTCCTCGGCAGAGAAGCTGCTCAGCATGTCCACGGCCTCGTTCATCACAGGGACCAATTGCCCCTTGAATTTCTCTGCAGCGCGGTTTCCCCCAAAAACAAAAGAGCCAAAGATCCCATCCAACGTAGCAGAGATGTAGTCAGGAACCGGCACTGGTTTTGTCCCGATACTGGTGAGGTTATTCACCAGCTTTTCTACCTAATCATTGACATGTAGAAATTAATAGGATTACCACAGTCGTTTCCTGTTAATTCTCAATATTTTCTTATCCATGGACTAATAATTTATGTTTAGTTATGGACTACACACTCTCTCTCTACATGGCAAAAACTAACTCTATGTATAGTACTATGGCTAATATTAATTCTGAAGAAAGCAACCGTACTTAAGTGTCAAATGTGAATTATGCAGCTAGGTTGAACATGAGATTAGTTTGTTTTCTGCATTTAGTTGTCTTAGTTTGAAACTATCTACCAAGGATGCATGTCTCACACATGAACTGTGCCAAATGGTCTCAAGGTGTATGCTTCAAAAGGAAAAATGAATTCATCGCCCAACTATTAGATAATTTTACTTAGGGAGATGATACATATGTGACTAACATGTGTCCCCTAGAAAACTATAACAGTGTCATATCTCcatatatttttcttttattttgtattaataaatGATTATGACAAAAGTTATAAACCATCAGCGGTTTGATTAGACTTTACGATCAAAATGTTGGAAGACTATAATTTAACTAACATATGTTTATAGTTGTCCTAAAAATGGATATATCCTTGAAAATTATACGTTGGCAGTAGAGAAAAAATATCTACTTCTGATAATTATGCCTAAGCTAATCTCGCTCATAAATCCCCATAACTTTCCGGAGAGAAAAACAAGTTATCTTCAAAATTAATCCAAAACGTATCAGAGAAGATAGATAACTATATCGTTAACGAGTATATATTTATATTTGTTGCGGACGGAAACAGCCTCTAAAATTCTGCAGTACATGAAAATATATAATCATGGTCTTCATTTAAATTAATCACAAATGATAAATCTTAATAATTTCCCTGCAAGAAAACCTTGATAGCCATATACTATAAAGTATCAGAGACATTAAATCACTATAGACACACCTGCAAAAATCAAAACTCCTAATCATCACGAATGCATGCCTCAGGCTCGAAGCAAATCTGTATCTGTCCTATTCAATTTCTCTGTATTATCTAGAGTATTCATTTCTATGTTTCCCATTTTATATTTGTACTTGTATTTTTATCTCTAGAATATGAACAAGCAGAAGTCAATGAGATATATTTCCAGTCTAGATTTTCTTGGACATACTTTCATACAAGTATTATCATATTTATGTGATTCTTCAAGTACATATGTAAACAAACATCTACTATCAATGAGCATATGTTTCTTAGTAGACTAAGAACTGGTATTGCTAAGTTTTTTCACATTTAGTCTTTATCTAATAACTAATTGAGTACATATGCACAAATCTGGGAGAATCATATTTGTAGACATAATGCTGCACAAAAGTATGCACTGTAAATAAATAAAAGCATATGGTCCATGTAAATAAGTCACAAACACTCACAGATTTAGTGGACCCTTTTGATACCACATACGAACAATCGGATTGCTCACCATCTGAGTTATGTGTACTGAGTTAATATCATGTACTATGAATATGCTAACTTAGTACAAAAAATCTAGTAGCAGACACATCATCACAATTTTAAAGGCACAAACTGATTTAACTTCAATTATAATTGGTCCATCAATTAGTTTCAATCCAAACTTCTAGTGTGCATTATAAATATACCAAAATGCGAAGTTATCCTCAGCCAAAAAAGCTTCTTATTAGCTGCTGTCCGTCTCGTCCAGGACAGTTTTTATTGTAATAAACTCCAGAAGGTATTTGTATAATTTTCAGTTTTCTAATATTATGATATATAGATTTTCGATGCGTAGGACTGGAAGGCTTAACTTTAAATCATAAAAACTTTTTGTAGAACTTGTTTTTTAGATGAGCACTGGTATCTTTTAATCCAGCATGGTTCGGATGGTGGATATAAAAACACAGTATTTATAATCTCATAATATTCGTGTCTGTGTCACTCTTTCTTTCTTAGTCACTCAAAAATTTCTTAGTGTCCATATAGTAATTGTTGGTGCACATATGTGTGCGAGTAACCCAGCTTACTGTACTTGTTTTTCTCTTACACTTCCGATAAATTTAATATCGTGCATAAGTTCACATGGAaaatacaagatcgatctacatagtttcaatttggaagtttctatgTGCGCGCTCCCACATGGGCGATAAGTTGATGACTAATATAAGATTTTCATACAATTTCACTCATTCACAAAACTAATCACGTACGTACCTGGGCATCGCGAGCGTAGCAAGCGGCCTGCACGCGACGCTTGCTGAGAAGCTCGAGGATGAAAAGCTTGCGCATCTCCTGGACATAGTCGCTGTAGGGGGAGAAGATGACGTCCTTGTAGCCATACGACAGCAACCGTGGCCCTGCCGAGGGGGACCGTCCGGAGCAGTCGACGTTGTGGGTCTTGAGAGCCTCGCGTGCGGCCTCCGGCGAGGACAGCACCACCGTCCGCACCATGCCCAGCCGCAGCATCATCACCGGCCCGTGCCGCTTTGAGAGCGCCAACAGGCTCCGGTGGGCCAGCGGGCCGATCTGGTGCAGGTTGCCGAGGATGGGCAGCTGCCAGGGCCCTGGTGGCAGCCTAATGCTACCGGACCTGTTCCGGCTCCTGTGTAGGAGGAAGAGCAGGGAAACGAGTGGGAGGATTACTAGCAGAAGCTGCCATTGTTGGGGTTGGAGCTCTAGAAGCTGAGAAGCCAGCATTGTTCTAATCTTGCGTGATGTGTCGCTTTGGCTGAGGTCTCGGGTGGTTTAAATAGAAGGTTCCTAAGCCCATTCTTAGTTGGCGCTTTAAAGGACCTTTGTATCAGTTGGTCAAGTCATTTTAACCCCAAtcattgaaagaaaagaaaaaacattgGTTGGCGAAGTAGAAGATGGCTTAAGACACCCATTAATGGAACCTGCCACAGTTCTGTTAAACAAAGAAGCAAAAAAAGACAGTAGCTAGCAAAGTAGTTAGAGGGGAGCGTAGTACTAATAAAATGTTTAAGGACTTGTCACTTGTGCCGTCTTGATGTGATGATGCCCACATGCACAAGAAAACAAACAAACTAGTGTCGACTGAAACTGGCATTTTTAATTTGCACAATGCTTAAACCGAAGGTGCACATCTCAAAGAGGAAAAAAAATTGAATGTAACAAATTCTTGCAAAGATGTTCAATGCGTAAAAGTTAACTTTGTAGGTACTATAATATTTTCCTCAAGAACACATATTTATTCAGAAAATTAGTTTTGAACTTCAGTTGAACCCTTTTGCATATAAAGAACTCAAATATTTGTGTATATGTTTTTTTAAAGGGAGGTATATTGCGAAGATATCAATTACACACGGACTCTGCACCAACAAGATGTTACAAAAACAACTAGGATTCACACAgccaaagaagaaataaaaagaaaggaa
This is a stretch of genomic DNA from Triticum aestivum cultivar Chinese Spring unplaced genomic scaffold, IWGSC CS RefSeq v2.1 scaffold30626, whole genome shotgun sequence. It encodes these proteins:
- the LOC123176249 gene encoding 4-hydroxyphenylacetaldehyde oxime monooxygenase-like — translated: MLASQLLELQPQQWQLLLVILPLVSLLFLLHRSRNRSGSIRLPPGPWQLPILGNLHQIGPLAHRSLLALSKRHGPVMMLRLGMVRTVVLSSPEAAREALKTHNVDCSGRSPSAGPRLLSYGYKDVIFSPYSDYVQEMRKLFILELLSKRRVQAACYARDAQVEKLVNNLTSIGTKPVPVPDYISATLDGIFGSFVFGGNRAAEKFKGQLVPVMNEAVDMLSSFSAEDFFANATGSLFDHVTGTKARRHRIFKKLDGFFEQVIEHYVNEDPTRKKLDDNCGSALLEELIDLWKKHNKITKDHVKAILMDTLVAGNDTSAITINWAMAELFRHPRVLKKVQEEIRTAVGKKERVQNEDMSNLCYLRMVVKETLRLRIPAALLVPRETLRKIQIAGYDIPAKTRVIVNAWAIARDPNVWKDPEEFYPERFEVMDIDFNGAHFELLPFGSGRRICPGMDMGVANVEFILANMLYCFN